One bacterium genomic window, GCCTGGTGACAATGTGAAGATCAGTGTGGAACTTATTGCGCCGATCGCTATGGAAGACGGCTTACGCTTCGCTATCCGCGAAGGTGGTCGTACCGTAGGCGCCGGTGTCGTAACCAAGATCCTCAAGTAAGAAGAAAAATATCCCTCCGGCGCAGCGTCGGAGGGACTTGTTTAGGGGAGTGGCTCAATTGGCAGAGCGGCGGTCTCCAAAACCGTAGGTTGCAGGTTCAAGTCCTGTCTCCCCTGCGAAAAAATATTCAGGAGTTAAGGAACAAATGAACAGAATAAAAGAATTTTTTATGAGCGTGCAGACCGAAATGAAAAAAGTGTCTTGGCCTACACGTGAAGAGTTGATGGGTTCTACGGGAGTTGTTATGGTCCTTTGGCTCATATTGTCGTTGTATATTTTTACATCGGACAATGTGTTGCAAGCGATCGTAAAGAAACTCCTTCTGTAATCGGATTTATTAAAGGAATCGCAAGTGGAAAACACGGAAAAAACGGATTCTCCTGAAATTGTGACGAAAGATGCACCGCGTCCTGAAAATACACGTTGGTATACGTTACGTGTGTACTCAGGTCAGGAGGCCAAAGTTCGCGATCATATCAAAAGTGAACTCGAGATAGCCGGTCTTAAAGATCTCGTTTTTCGCATTATGATTCCCGAAGAAACCATCGTCGAAATGAAGAACGGTAAAAAGAAAGAAAAAACACGTTCCTTTTTACCGGGATATATGATTATTGAAATGGTGGACGATAAACGTGTGCAACATGTAATCACCAACACACCCGGCGTTGTGAGTTTTGTAGGACCTAAGAATATGCCGCAACCGCTTCGTCCGGATGAAGTAGATCGTATGCTCGGTCGCATGCATGAAAAACAGACCACCGAAACGATCGAAATACCTTATAAAGTGGGTGATGCTGTCAAAATCATTGATGGTCCTTTTGCGGATTTCAACGGTTTTATTGATGAAATCAACTACGAAAAGAAAAAACTCAAAGTCATGGTCAGTATTTTTGGCCGTTCGACACCGGTGGAACTGGATTTTCTCCAGGTAAAAACCGTAACGAATTCATAATTAAACACACAACGGAGAATCAACTGTGAAAAAAGTTGTCGCTCAAATTAAGTTGCAGATTTCTGCCGGTGCAGCCAATCCGCAACCGCCGATCGGTCCGGCTCTCGGTCAGCACGGCGTGAACATCATGGAATTTTGTAAGGCGTTTAACGCCAAGACCCAGGATCAGAAGGGTATGATCATTCCGGTGATCATAACGGTCTATTCGGATCGTTCGTTTACATTTATCCTCAAAACGCCTCCGGCTGCCATTTTGATCAAAAAAGCGATCAATTTGGAAAAAGGTTCGGCCCAACCGAATCGTAACAAAGTAGGCAAAATTTCTCGCGCTAAGCTGATGGAGATTGCTAAAATCAAATTGCCCGACCTCAATACTAAAGATATCAAATCGGCTACGAGCATGATGGAAGGTACCGCAAAGAGCTTGGGTCTGGATATTATTGATTAATTTCTAATTTACTCATAACACACCACGTCCGTGAGGCATGTGGGAGAACCAGTATGTGCCGTATGCACAGAAAATTCGCAAAAGGAGAACTATGAAAAAACACAGCAAACGCTTTAAAGCGGCTGTCGCAAAGATCGAGAAAGGTAAGGAATATTCCATTTCCGATACTTTCAAAATGATCAAAGAAACCGCCACAACTAAATTTACAGAAACGGTTGATGTGGCTGTCAATCTCGGTGTTGATCCGAAACACGCCGATCAAGCGCTTCGCGGGACGGTTATGTTACCGCATGGTAATGGCCGTACGGTGCGTGTCCTTGTGATCACCAAAACCAAAGAAAAAGAAGCCAAAGAAGCCGGTGCGGATTTGGTTGGTTTTGATGAATATCTGCAAAAGATCAAAGAGGGTTGGACGGATATAGATGTGATCGTAGCTACACCCGAAGCTATGATTGAGTTGGGTAAATTAGGTAAAGTCCTTGGCCCTAAGGGCCTCATGCCTAATCCGAAAAGCGGAACTGTCACACCGGATGTTACCAAGGCGGTAAAAGAAGTGAAAGCCGGTCGTGTGGAATTTCGCGTTGATAAGCAAGGTAATGTACACGTTGGTATCGGCAAATCGTCGTTTGATGCCAAACAGCTTGAAGAAAATTTCAAGAGCTTTATGACTACGATTATTCGTATGAAGCCGGCTACGGCGAAAGGTACATACTTGAAAAGTGTGCATGTTTCCACGAGTATGGGACCTTCAGTCAAAGTCAGCAACACGGAAGTGGGCGGACTGACGATACACTAATTAACGCGTTGTCAAACACTAAACATCTACGACCATGAAAAAAGAAAATAAAGAACAGATCATAGCGGACCTCGCTGATAAATTCCAGAAGGCCTCCAGCCTCTATCTGACGGATTTTACGGGTATCAATGTGATCAAAATGGAACAGCTCCGTAATAAATTTCGTGAAACCAATTCGGAATTTAAAGTTGTCAAAAACACATTAGCCAAACAAGCGCTCAATAAAGCCGGCTATACGGTTGATCTGAGCAAGTATTTGCAAGGACCGACGGGTATTGCATTTGGTTACGATGATGCGGTTGCTCCGGCGAAAGTTATATCGGAGTTTCTCAAAGAAAAAGAAAACGATAATCTCAAAGTTAAAATCTGTATTATCGAAAAAGAAATGTATGCCGCATCGAAGATCGGCGACATTGCGAAAATGCCTAATAAGAAAGACATGCTGGCTCAGCTTGTCGGCCTTTTCAATTCGCCGATGCAGAATGTGGTGATGGTACTCAATGCCCCGATGCAAAATCTCGTGGGTGTGCTAGAGTCCCTGAAAAACCAAAAAGCAGCTTAATTTTTCATTCATTCATTAACGTTTGCGGCCTTAATATGTTGTCCGTGTAAGTGTTGCGGATAACCGGTTGCAACAAAAGTCAGGAGTCCTAAAATGGCTATCTCTCGCGCAGATGTACTGGAATATCTTGCCAGTGCTAACATGATGGAAATCGGCGAACTGGTCAAAGAAATCAAGTCCAAGTTCGGTGTCGAAATTGCAGCCCCTGTTGCAGTAGCAGCAGCTCCGGGCGGTGCTCCGGGTGCCGGTGCAGCCGCTGCAGCTGAAGAAAAGACCGAATTTACAGTGAAGCTCACCAACGCCGGTGACAAAAAAATCCAGGTGATCAAAGTCCTCCG contains:
- the secE gene encoding preprotein translocase subunit SecE, coding for MNRIKEFFMSVQTEMKKVSWPTREELMGSTGVVMVLWLILSLYIFTSDNVLQAIVKKLLL
- the rplK gene encoding 50S ribosomal protein L11; amino-acid sequence: MKKVVAQIKLQISAGAANPQPPIGPALGQHGVNIMEFCKAFNAKTQDQKGMIIPVIITVYSDRSFTFILKTPPAAILIKKAINLEKGSAQPNRNKVGKISRAKLMEIAKIKLPDLNTKDIKSATSMMEGTAKSLGLDIID
- the nusG gene encoding transcription termination/antitermination factor NusG; translation: MTKDAPRPENTRWYTLRVYSGQEAKVRDHIKSELEIAGLKDLVFRIMIPEETIVEMKNGKKKEKTRSFLPGYMIIEMVDDKRVQHVITNTPGVVSFVGPKNMPQPLRPDEVDRMLGRMHEKQTTETIEIPYKVGDAVKIIDGPFADFNGFIDEINYEKKKLKVMVSIFGRSTPVELDFLQVKTVTNS
- the rplL gene encoding 50S ribosomal protein L7/L12 — translated: MSRADVLEYLASANMMEIGELVKEIKSKFGVEIAAPVAVAAAPGGAPGAGAAAAAEEKTEFTVKLTNAGDKKIQVIKVLREITNLGLKEAKDAVDATPAVVKEGVSKDEAEKIKAKFAEVGATVEVA
- a CDS encoding 50S ribosomal protein L10 gives rise to the protein MKKENKEQIIADLADKFQKASSLYLTDFTGINVIKMEQLRNKFRETNSEFKVVKNTLAKQALNKAGYTVDLSKYLQGPTGIAFGYDDAVAPAKVISEFLKEKENDNLKVKICIIEKEMYAASKIGDIAKMPNKKDMLAQLVGLFNSPMQNVVMVLNAPMQNLVGVLESLKNQKAA
- the tuf gene encoding elongation factor Tu (EF-Tu; promotes GTP-dependent binding of aminoacyl-tRNA to the A-site of ribosomes during protein biosynthesis; when the tRNA anticodon matches the mRNA codon, GTP hydrolysis results; the inactive EF-Tu-GDP leaves the ribosome and release of GDP is promoted by elongation factor Ts; many prokaryotes have two copies of the gene encoding EF-Tu) → PGDNVKISVELIAPIAMEDGLRFAIREGGRTVGAGVVTKILK
- a CDS encoding 50S ribosomal protein L1, which codes for MKKHSKRFKAAVAKIEKGKEYSISDTFKMIKETATTKFTETVDVAVNLGVDPKHADQALRGTVMLPHGNGRTVRVLVITKTKEKEAKEAGADLVGFDEYLQKIKEGWTDIDVIVATPEAMIELGKLGKVLGPKGLMPNPKSGTVTPDVTKAVKEVKAGRVEFRVDKQGNVHVGIGKSSFDAKQLEENFKSFMTTIIRMKPATAKGTYLKSVHVSTSMGPSVKVSNTEVGGLTIH